The following are from one region of the Paenibacillus sp. JZ16 genome:
- a CDS encoding ABC transporter substrate-binding protein → MRKFSALLICLMLFSSLLAACGGGKAAPEAGNKDGGTANSGGTTATQTDEPKQDIADQKITIKIHYPLPDDTTLRQQEDDKIARFQAKYPNVTIVKDDWQYSVNEIGVKMASNEAPTFYNTWATEAQLLVERGWVADITEFWNEWEYKDDMNPVLQDQFIVDGKVYGVTQNGYITSTIVNKKLLDAKGVPVPPMDWTWDDMYNTAKGAADPKAGISGIAPMGKGNEAGWNWTNFLFEAGGDIEVNEGGKVKAVFNSEAGVKALDFYKKLRWEANAIPQDWALGWGDAVSSFQQGRTAMVIAGAFDVIQPALNEGGMKPEDVLAYPMPAMEKGGAHHGILGGNYLVINPNVTKEEQEMAFRYITFDYFTDDALKSVEDTINARKAEGKYFVPTPLEYFSDDSEYAAKVKAIYDKYDNVYKYDPQLFSLLEGKPEAQFGTQDYYAAMSNVVQESFSKEGTDSKKQLDETAKLVQENFFDKIEQK, encoded by the coding sequence ATGCGCAAGTTCTCAGCATTACTGATCTGCCTTATGCTGTTCAGCTCCTTGCTCGCCGCTTGCGGCGGAGGCAAAGCAGCGCCGGAGGCCGGCAATAAAGACGGAGGGACTGCCAATTCAGGCGGAACGACTGCAACGCAGACGGATGAACCGAAACAGGATATCGCGGATCAAAAGATAACGATCAAGATCCACTATCCGCTGCCGGATGATACAACGCTGCGTCAGCAGGAGGATGATAAAATCGCCCGTTTTCAGGCGAAATATCCGAACGTGACCATCGTGAAGGACGACTGGCAGTACAGCGTCAACGAAATTGGGGTCAAGATGGCTTCGAACGAAGCGCCGACATTTTATAACACTTGGGCTACGGAAGCACAGCTGCTCGTAGAGCGGGGCTGGGTGGCCGACATCACGGAGTTCTGGAACGAGTGGGAATACAAGGACGACATGAATCCCGTGCTCCAGGATCAATTCATCGTGGACGGCAAGGTGTATGGCGTTACGCAGAACGGGTATATCACGTCAACGATCGTGAACAAGAAGCTGCTGGATGCGAAGGGCGTACCGGTTCCGCCGATGGATTGGACGTGGGACGACATGTACAACACGGCGAAAGGGGCCGCAGATCCGAAGGCCGGCATATCCGGCATCGCGCCGATGGGCAAAGGTAATGAAGCGGGCTGGAACTGGACCAACTTCCTGTTCGAAGCCGGCGGGGATATCGAAGTGAACGAGGGTGGCAAAGTGAAGGCCGTGTTTAACTCGGAAGCCGGCGTGAAGGCGCTGGATTTCTATAAAAAGCTGAGATGGGAAGCGAATGCCATTCCGCAGGACTGGGCTCTCGGTTGGGGCGATGCCGTCAGCTCGTTCCAGCAGGGACGTACGGCGATGGTCATTGCAGGCGCATTTGACGTGATCCAGCCGGCATTGAACGAGGGCGGCATGAAGCCTGAGGATGTGCTGGCATATCCGATGCCTGCCATGGAGAAAGGCGGAGCGCATCACGGCATTTTGGGCGGTAATTATTTGGTCATCAACCCGAATGTCACGAAGGAAGAGCAGGAAATGGCTTTCCGTTACATCACGTTTGATTATTTTACGGATGATGCGCTGAAATCGGTGGAAGATACGATTAATGCCCGCAAAGCCGAAGGCAAATACTTTGTACCGACGCCGCTGGAATATTTCAGCGATGATTCCGAGTATGCCGCGAAGGTAAAAGCCATCTACGATAAGTACGACAACGTCTACAAATATGATCCGCAGCTCTTCAGCCTGTTGGAAGGCAAACCGGAAGCGCAATTCGGCACGCAGGATTATTATGCGGCGATGTCCAACGTTGTACAGGAGTCGTTCTCGAAGGAAGGCACGGATTCCAAGAAACAGCTGGATGAAACAGCCAAGCTGGTTCAGGAGAACTTCTTCGATAAGATCGAACAGAAGTAA
- a CDS encoding cache domain-containing sensor histidine kinase: MKNRLKNPLGRMNIKQQMILLFLVLVIPLFALNAYGNSMAGQILKRHVTNAYIELNKQNFKLINRDIETVNKVTSTVIQNSQIQQLDPFAEDTVLARVKNYERLEKMLLSFSQETDEREPVYYSLYVYDPNNSYFFAPYYPDRRKAGVYFFSDEKEKPAWFDEAVAMKGNGYLKRIANLSPPVQGRQDQETLSYVRAVNNIYKGGTIGVLVVTNLDARIGESLSTVSIPDGELYFTDGNDHILTSSVQGMAGRLELPPEADPGQSTIGIMDVITSDFIYVIDYNYVLNQKLVYKVPVKTLLAQQSEMKRVIQVISIAYFAVGLIIVFYFWQSLMTPLQKLAHFVRRYEPGNVVPETPYRRRKDEVSVLISTIYDMARRLNDLIHYKYRMDLKQKEAQLQLLYQQINPHLLYNTLESIYWKSTMEGNTESAEMIKDLSKLMKISLSRGRDLITLGEELEHAGAYINLQLNRYDYQFTVHWEVPESLLVNQVPKITLQPLLENAIIHGIKNMGEDGIIRISGHIEEGQCRIVIEDNGFRPVNYESIHRLLHDEAPDPSLGYGIRNIQERLQLHFGSGCGLQYKPREEGGTRVTITIPRIDETTIIATGQEVS; encoded by the coding sequence ATGAAGAACCGCTTGAAAAATCCACTGGGCCGAATGAATATCAAGCAGCAGATGATTCTGCTGTTCCTGGTGCTGGTCATTCCGTTGTTTGCGCTGAACGCCTACGGGAATTCCATGGCCGGTCAAATCCTGAAGCGCCATGTGACCAATGCTTATATCGAACTGAACAAGCAGAACTTTAAGCTGATTAACCGTGATATTGAAACCGTTAACAAAGTGACCTCCACGGTCATCCAAAATTCGCAGATCCAGCAGCTGGATCCCTTTGCCGAGGACACCGTTCTCGCGCGCGTCAAAAACTACGAGCGGCTGGAAAAGATGCTGCTGTCCTTCTCCCAAGAGACGGATGAACGCGAGCCGGTTTATTACTCGCTCTATGTGTATGACCCGAACAACAGCTATTTCTTTGCTCCCTATTACCCTGACCGCCGAAAAGCGGGGGTATATTTTTTCTCCGACGAGAAGGAGAAGCCGGCATGGTTCGATGAAGCCGTGGCGATGAAAGGGAACGGGTATCTCAAGCGCATAGCGAATCTGTCGCCGCCGGTACAAGGGCGCCAGGATCAAGAGACCTTAAGCTATGTAAGGGCCGTGAACAATATTTATAAGGGCGGAACCATCGGCGTTCTGGTGGTCACGAATTTAGACGCCCGGATCGGCGAGTCGTTATCGACGGTTTCGATTCCGGATGGGGAGCTGTATTTTACGGATGGGAACGACCATATCCTGACTTCGTCGGTACAAGGCATGGCAGGGAGGCTGGAATTGCCCCCTGAAGCGGATCCGGGTCAATCCACGATCGGCATCATGGACGTGATCACGTCGGATTTTATCTATGTTATTGACTATAACTACGTGCTCAATCAGAAGCTGGTCTACAAGGTGCCCGTCAAAACGCTGCTCGCCCAGCAAAGCGAGATGAAACGTGTTATCCAGGTCATCTCCATCGCCTACTTTGCCGTGGGTCTCATTATCGTTTTTTATTTCTGGCAGTCGCTGATGACGCCGCTCCAGAAGCTGGCGCATTTTGTGAGAAGGTATGAACCGGGGAACGTCGTGCCGGAAACCCCCTACAGGCGCAGAAAAGATGAAGTCAGTGTCCTCATCTCCACGATCTATGACATGGCCCGCCGATTGAATGATCTGATCCACTACAAATACCGTATGGATCTGAAGCAGAAGGAAGCGCAGCTGCAGCTGCTGTATCAGCAGATTAACCCCCATTTGCTGTATAACACCTTGGAAAGCATCTATTGGAAGAGCACGATGGAGGGCAATACCGAGTCCGCCGAGATGATCAAGGATTTGTCCAAATTGATGAAGATCAGTCTCAGCCGTGGGCGGGATCTCATCACGCTTGGGGAAGAGCTTGAGCATGCGGGGGCTTATATCAATCTGCAGCTGAACCGTTACGATTATCAGTTTACCGTCCACTGGGAAGTGCCCGAGTCCTTGCTGGTGAACCAAGTGCCGAAGATTACGCTGCAGCCGCTGCTGGAGAACGCGATCATTCATGGCATTAAAAATATGGGCGAGGACGGAATCATCCGGATTTCAGGCCATATAGAAGAGGGACAATGCCGGATCGTCATTGAAGATAACGGCTTCCGCCCCGTAAACTACGAGTCCATCCACAGGCTGCTCCATGATGAAGCGCCGGACCCTTCGCTGGGCTACGGCATCCGCAATATCCAGGAGCGGCTCCAGCTGCATTTTGGAAGCGGCTGCGGTCTGCAATATAAACCAAGAGAAGAAGGGGGAACCCGCGTGACGATCACGATTCCCCGAATAGATGAAACAACCATTATCGCAACCGGACAGGAGGTTTCCTGA
- a CDS encoding stalk domain-containing protein encodes MFKQWKKGLAAVTGTLTLAVALVGPSVAPAYADEVTAKDTYHIVALGDSLTVGYEPGMDLNSKPYGFVDRLYEQGLFHGRTEVTNLGIGGLKTDGLNHYVKAVLDERAITAEELQPGLSGIDPRTKQIGADAAKAKPIIAGADLITITIGGNDMMSLVSTVETLSDEQLKTKMQELFKIYTDNVSSVITNLRAINPDAAIVVADQYNPVPKVADEIAYAKLLAASGEFTKLVEGVADSFATQGVNIKVAHVAKKFVGSELTMTHILKDDIHPNQYGYETMAGVFAETIWGSYKNPAVQEQGQPMRIIVKGQELNTPYKPILRDNLNYVAIQDIVDAVGATTTWENKTSSATITFGDQTVVVKIGAKTVQVNGTAVPIDTPAFLQKVGKEDKTYVPLAVIASGLGFDVQYSTKLRTAFINL; translated from the coding sequence ATGTTCAAACAATGGAAGAAGGGGCTGGCGGCAGTAACCGGCACCTTGACGCTCGCGGTGGCACTGGTTGGACCGAGCGTTGCGCCGGCTTATGCCGATGAGGTTACAGCCAAGGATACATATCATATTGTAGCGCTGGGGGACTCGTTGACTGTCGGGTATGAGCCGGGAATGGATCTGAACAGCAAGCCTTACGGTTTTGTTGACCGGCTGTATGAGCAAGGTTTGTTCCACGGCCGGACCGAGGTAACGAATCTGGGGATCGGCGGATTGAAAACCGATGGGCTGAACCATTACGTCAAGGCCGTCTTGGATGAACGCGCAATTACGGCGGAAGAGCTGCAGCCTGGGCTAAGCGGCATCGATCCACGCACGAAGCAGATTGGCGCTGACGCAGCGAAAGCCAAGCCGATTATCGCGGGTGCGGATCTGATAACCATTACGATCGGCGGCAATGACATGATGAGTCTGGTCAGTACCGTGGAAACATTAAGCGATGAACAGTTGAAAACAAAGATGCAGGAACTGTTCAAGATCTATACCGATAATGTCTCATCCGTCATTACCAACTTGCGCGCCATCAATCCGGATGCCGCAATTGTGGTGGCGGACCAGTATAATCCAGTGCCCAAAGTCGCTGACGAGATCGCATATGCTAAACTGCTTGCAGCATCCGGAGAGTTTACGAAGCTGGTGGAAGGCGTAGCTGACAGTTTTGCCACTCAGGGCGTGAATATTAAGGTAGCCCATGTGGCGAAGAAGTTCGTGGGCTCCGAGCTGACGATGACCCATATCCTGAAAGACGATATTCATCCGAACCAATATGGATATGAGACGATGGCCGGTGTGTTCGCAGAGACGATCTGGGGCAGCTACAAGAATCCCGCTGTTCAAGAACAGGGGCAGCCGATGCGCATCATCGTGAAGGGGCAGGAGCTGAACACGCCGTATAAGCCGATTCTTCGCGATAATCTGAATTACGTAGCGATACAGGATATCGTAGATGCAGTGGGGGCGACGACCACATGGGAAAATAAAACGTCCAGTGCAACGATTACGTTTGGAGATCAGACGGTGGTAGTGAAGATCGGTGCCAAAACCGTTCAAGTTAACGGAACGGCTGTACCGATCGATACGCCGGCTTTCCTGCAAAAAGTAGGAAAAGAGGATAAAACCTACGTCCCGCTCGCGGTGATTGCATCCGGTCTTGGTTTTGACGTTCAATACAGCACCAAATTGCGTACCGCATTCATTAATTTGTAA
- a CDS encoding carbohydrate ABC transporter permease translates to MKERGILSASDLRKPWNKAIYGLMVLCIAVMIFTMLYPIGMTMFNGLKSNQEINTFPPRFFPSEWHWDNFPKGWEYIDLPMFLKNTLLIFGGNLLVTILVLGLAAFSISRIRVPYHRVIYFFILMTLFIPASSYMIPNFVNLKELGLLNSYWAFWLPAGANAYFFLLIKNFFDGIHPEIFEAARIDGASELSSFLRIAVPLSVPIFATLAIFIFSTAWNDWFWPSLVMQTQDKYTLATAIYKYVINARSLDSSIKFAILFMVMVPPIFVFLVFQKFIMRSVSLSAVKG, encoded by the coding sequence ATGAAAGAGAGAGGCATACTGTCCGCTTCGGATCTGAGAAAACCGTGGAACAAGGCGATATACGGATTGATGGTGCTGTGCATTGCGGTGATGATCTTTACGATGCTGTATCCAATCGGCATGACGATGTTTAACGGGCTGAAGAGCAATCAGGAGATCAATACGTTTCCGCCGCGCTTTTTCCCGTCGGAATGGCATTGGGATAACTTCCCGAAGGGGTGGGAATACATCGATCTGCCGATGTTTCTGAAGAATACGCTGCTTATTTTTGGCGGCAATCTGCTGGTGACGATTCTGGTACTGGGCTTGGCGGCATTCAGCATTTCCCGTATCCGGGTTCCCTATCACCGCGTCATCTATTTCTTCATTCTCATGACCTTGTTTATTCCGGCGTCGAGTTACATGATTCCGAACTTCGTCAATTTGAAGGAGCTGGGGCTGCTGAATTCCTACTGGGCCTTCTGGCTGCCGGCCGGAGCGAATGCGTACTTCTTCCTGCTGATCAAAAACTTCTTCGATGGCATTCATCCGGAGATCTTCGAGGCGGCACGCATCGATGGCGCTTCGGAGTTGAGCAGCTTCCTGCGAATTGCCGTACCGCTGTCTGTCCCGATTTTTGCAACGCTGGCGATTTTTATCTTCTCCACGGCATGGAATGACTGGTTCTGGCCGTCGCTGGTCATGCAGACGCAGGACAAGTACACGCTGGCCACGGCCATCTACAAGTATGTCATCAACGCAAGGAGCCTGGACAGCAGCATAAAATTCGCGATCCTGTTCATGGTTATGGTGCCGCCGATCTTCGTATTTCTGGTGTTCCAGAAATTCATTATGCGCAGCGTCAGTCTCTCGGCTGTTAAAGGGTAG
- a CDS encoding response regulator, which yields MYNILVVDDEPLICKGLAGLLTSSGLAIDGIATAYSGQEALDYIRMGDIDLLVTDIQMGEMNGIELMQQAKIVKPWVQTIIISAHETFQYAQRALQLGAKDYLIKPLNSEQFLDSVRSVLLKMDRPAPQIEPFLMADNEHFRMEETPSERIERLNQRLSTERDQPQLAGLDESELGLIGPYFAVIKMKLGLREDSSASFSRKDISLIQYAALNVAKELLEQEPHAFVFYSPERDINIILQWSEQEMEENAGGKIQHLEMIGRSLHHHVELYLKRSCTVGISQILRGPEFLSVLSRQADKAMLWSEQLQDFHVFYYGDFNWHNYAQETSHEVLSSQGNRIVENTRQYIEEHYRQKGLTIHEIAKNNHVSPNYLSYLFKKYTGSSLWEYVVKLRMEESRSLILSTDLRRYEIAERVGYESPEHFSKIFKKYYGVSPSELKK from the coding sequence ATGTATAACATTTTGGTGGTAGATGACGAGCCTTTGATCTGCAAGGGCTTGGCCGGGCTGTTAACGTCCTCGGGCCTGGCCATCGATGGGATTGCTACGGCCTACAGCGGGCAGGAAGCACTGGATTACATACGGATGGGAGATATCGACCTGCTGGTCACCGATATCCAGATGGGCGAGATGAACGGCATCGAGCTGATGCAGCAGGCCAAGATCGTGAAGCCGTGGGTTCAGACGATCATTATTTCAGCCCATGAAACATTTCAATATGCACAGCGGGCGCTCCAGCTCGGTGCCAAGGATTATTTGATCAAACCGCTGAACAGCGAGCAGTTTCTGGATTCGGTTCGCAGCGTTCTGCTCAAGATGGATCGACCGGCGCCTCAGATAGAGCCATTTCTCATGGCCGATAACGAGCATTTTCGGATGGAGGAGACTCCGTCCGAACGAATAGAGCGGCTGAATCAGCGGCTCTCCACGGAGCGGGATCAGCCGCAACTGGCCGGCCTAGACGAATCGGAGCTGGGCTTGATCGGTCCTTATTTTGCCGTTATCAAGATGAAGCTGGGCTTAAGGGAAGACAGCAGCGCTTCTTTTTCAAGGAAAGATATAAGCCTGATTCAATATGCCGCGCTGAATGTCGCCAAGGAGCTGCTGGAGCAGGAGCCGCACGCCTTCGTATTCTATTCGCCGGAGCGGGACATCAACATCATCCTCCAATGGAGCGAGCAGGAGATGGAGGAGAATGCGGGCGGCAAGATCCAGCATCTGGAGATGATCGGCCGGAGTCTGCACCACCATGTGGAGCTGTACCTGAAACGAAGCTGTACCGTTGGGATCAGCCAAATATTGAGGGGGCCCGAATTTTTGAGTGTGCTCAGCCGTCAGGCGGACAAAGCGATGCTGTGGAGCGAGCAGCTGCAGGACTTCCACGTGTTTTATTACGGGGATTTCAATTGGCACAACTATGCCCAGGAGACGTCGCATGAGGTGCTCTCGAGCCAGGGCAATCGGATCGTGGAGAATACAAGGCAATATATCGAGGAGCATTACCGCCAGAAGGGATTGACGATTCACGAGATAGCCAAGAACAATCACGTGAGCCCGAACTATTTGAGTTATCTGTTCAAAAAATATACCGGCAGCAGCCTGTGGGAGTATGTCGTGAAGCTGCGGATGGAGGAGAGCAGGTCCCTGATTCTGAGCACGGATCTCCGCCGCTACGAAATCGCGGAGCGAGTCGGCTATGAATCTCCGGAGCATTTCAGCAAAATCTTCAAAAAATATTACGGCGTCAGCCCCAGCGAGCTAAAGAAGTAA
- a CDS encoding SLC13 family permease: MNGPMIVTLSVLAVASALFMSGKVRSDLVAIGVLMVLMLTDILSPAEALSGFSNSVVIMMIGLFVVGGGIFHTGLAKMASGKLLKLGGGSETRLLIMIMLVTSLIGGFVSNTGTVAVMLPIVVSLAFSAEISPGRLLMPLAFASSLGGMLTLIGTPPNLVIQETLINAGYERLSFFAFLPIGLVCLATGILAILFLRRFLPSNEEGGAGKQGGRSLRELAKQYRLTQNLYRIQVSADSSIRSKTLRELDIPARFEVNVIEIRRKMSAKNQFFKTINQEIAGPETMIEEDDILYVNGPFERASEFAETYGLVMLDQRVPEHRKRTEESQYATSDVGIAEVMLTPSSRLIGRLVKHSGFREKYRVNILGIQRKEQYLLHHLKEEKMRFGDALLVQGTWKDIALLAAEQTDVVVVGQPVEESRKVTMDHKAPIAAGIMLLMVILLVTEWIPAVASVMIAAVLMVVFGCVRNMEEAYKTVNWESIVLIGGMIPMSIAIEKTGAATLISDMLVHSLGSYGSLALLAGVYFTTSLLTMFISNTACAVLFAPIALSAAIQMGASPYPFLFAVSIGASMCFASPFSTPPNALVMSAGRYKFSHYVKVGLPLQLVIGLVMMAVLPLFFPF, encoded by the coding sequence ATGAATGGACCGATGATCGTTACGTTGTCTGTTTTGGCCGTGGCATCCGCATTGTTCATGTCGGGAAAAGTGCGGTCGGATTTGGTCGCGATCGGCGTGTTGATGGTACTTATGCTAACGGACATTTTAAGTCCGGCTGAAGCCCTTTCGGGCTTTTCCAATTCGGTTGTCATCATGATGATCGGTTTGTTTGTTGTGGGCGGGGGGATTTTTCATACCGGATTAGCCAAGATGGCAAGCGGAAAGCTGCTGAAGCTTGGAGGGGGAAGCGAGACCCGGCTCTTGATTATGATCATGCTGGTAACGTCGCTCATTGGCGGATTCGTCAGTAATACCGGCACGGTAGCGGTCATGCTGCCCATTGTTGTCAGTCTGGCGTTCAGCGCCGAGATTAGTCCGGGGCGGCTGCTGATGCCCCTTGCTTTTGCCAGCAGCTTGGGGGGCATGCTCACGTTAATCGGCACACCGCCGAATCTCGTGATTCAGGAGACGCTGATCAACGCAGGATACGAACGGCTGTCGTTCTTTGCTTTTTTGCCGATCGGACTTGTCTGTTTGGCAACGGGGATCCTCGCGATATTGTTCCTTCGCCGTTTTCTTCCCAGCAATGAAGAAGGGGGTGCAGGTAAACAGGGCGGGCGCTCGCTTCGAGAGCTGGCCAAACAGTATCGGCTGACCCAGAACCTGTATCGGATTCAGGTTAGTGCCGATTCCTCCATTCGATCCAAAACATTGCGGGAGCTGGACATTCCGGCGAGGTTCGAAGTGAACGTCATTGAAATCCGCCGTAAAATGTCGGCCAAGAATCAATTCTTCAAAACGATCAACCAGGAAATCGCCGGTCCCGAGACCATGATTGAGGAAGACGATATTCTGTATGTAAACGGCCCGTTCGAGCGGGCCTCGGAGTTTGCGGAGACGTATGGGCTTGTCATGCTGGACCAGCGTGTACCCGAGCATCGAAAACGTACGGAGGAGTCGCAGTACGCCACGAGTGACGTCGGCATTGCCGAGGTGATGCTGACTCCGTCCTCTCGCCTGATTGGCCGGCTCGTCAAGCACTCGGGTTTCCGCGAGAAATATCGGGTGAACATATTGGGGATTCAGCGAAAAGAACAGTATCTTCTGCATCATCTGAAGGAAGAGAAAATGCGCTTTGGCGACGCGCTGCTCGTTCAGGGAACATGGAAGGATATAGCCCTTCTGGCGGCCGAGCAAACGGATGTCGTGGTGGTGGGGCAGCCCGTGGAGGAGTCGCGCAAAGTGACGATGGACCACAAAGCGCCGATTGCGGCCGGGATTATGCTCTTGATGGTGATCCTGCTGGTGACCGAATGGATTCCGGCGGTGGCCTCCGTGATGATTGCCGCGGTGTTGATGGTGGTGTTCGGATGCGTGCGTAACATGGAGGAGGCCTACAAGACGGTCAACTGGGAGAGCATCGTACTCATTGGCGGCATGATTCCGATGTCCATTGCCATCGAGAAAACGGGAGCCGCCACGCTGATCTCGGATATGCTGGTCCATTCACTGGGAAGCTATGGTTCGCTTGCCCTGCTGGCAGGAGTGTACTTCACCACCTCGCTGTTAACGATGTTCATCAGCAATACGGCTTGCGCCGTATTATTCGCGCCGATTGCGTTATCGGCTGCGATCCAGATGGGAGCCAGTCCGTATCCGTTTCTGTTCGCCGTCTCCATTGGAGCGAGTATGTGCTTTGCCTCACCGTTCTCCACGCCGCCGAACGCGCTCGTTATGTCGGCTGGCCGTTATAAATTCAGCCATTATGTGAAGGTCGGATTGCCGCTTCAACTGGTGATCGGCCTGGTCATGATGGCGGTACTGCCGCTGTTCTTTCCGTTCTAA
- a CDS encoding carbohydrate ABC transporter permease, giving the protein MEETAMPQGQARIEPGHRTRQEHKRKPLWKKYIWGYMFLVPAIAIFIVFLWVPILKGVFYSFFHIDFVKGNTFVGFDNYAKVLSNPDLLVSVRNTLYFMLLTLVIGFWVPIAASIAISELKLFQGFARIAAYLPFVVPGVVLYGMWRWMYDPVGPINALFGFFGAEPVSFISDSRFSMVSLVVMETWQQFGSAMLIYLAGVLSIPKDWYEAAEIDGAGVWARIKYITLPSMRNLIMLMLILQLIGTSQAYQSQLAMLDGGPNKATLTYALLTVKYAFNQLDYGAGTAMGILMFLVLSLLGILQFKMNREEY; this is encoded by the coding sequence ATGGAAGAAACGGCCATGCCGCAAGGCCAGGCTCGGATAGAGCCCGGTCATCGCACCCGACAGGAGCACAAGCGCAAGCCGCTGTGGAAGAAGTACATATGGGGGTATATGTTCCTCGTTCCAGCCATTGCGATCTTTATCGTCTTTTTGTGGGTGCCGATCTTGAAAGGGGTCTTTTACAGCTTTTTTCATATCGATTTCGTAAAAGGAAACACCTTCGTCGGGTTCGATAATTATGCCAAGGTTCTCAGCAATCCCGATCTGCTGGTTTCCGTTCGAAATACATTGTATTTTATGCTGTTAACGCTGGTCATCGGCTTCTGGGTGCCCATCGCGGCCTCTATCGCCATCTCGGAGCTGAAGCTGTTCCAGGGCTTCGCCCGGATTGCGGCGTATCTACCGTTTGTCGTGCCCGGCGTCGTGCTTTACGGCATGTGGAGGTGGATGTATGACCCGGTAGGTCCGATCAACGCCCTGTTCGGCTTCTTTGGGGCAGAACCGGTATCCTTTATTTCGGATAGCCGTTTCTCCATGGTGTCGCTGGTCGTGATGGAGACATGGCAGCAATTTGGCTCGGCGATGCTGATCTATCTGGCCGGCGTGCTCAGCATACCGAAGGATTGGTATGAAGCCGCAGAGATCGACGGTGCGGGCGTATGGGCCCGGATTAAATACATTACGCTCCCCTCGATGCGCAATTTGATTATGCTCATGCTGATCCTGCAGCTGATCGGCACTTCGCAGGCGTACCAGTCGCAGCTTGCAATGCTGGACGGCGGACCGAACAAGGCCACGCTCACCTATGCGCTTCTAACCGTAAAATACGCGTTTAACCAGCTGGATTACGGGGCAGGAACCGCGATGGGCATCTTGATGTTCCTGGTGCTGAGTTTGCTGGGCATCCTGCAATTCAAGATGAACAGGGAGGAGTACTAG
- a CDS encoding DUF4367 domain-containing protein → MSKDNDQDLKPLFQRVEPPGTALQEHVMNQIREKQLKKERFFVKYKVSILLMAGMLLTASTGFAAVQYHSLTNSKGEVLYEEKSDAQAPSPKNYSKKELNRIHLMNTIWDEQIKPGEAAIIYVVPDNPKHVIDIKSTPHAVKDFAKLQSMVNVPGLPLAKELSGSGTYTFKNASVHMERETDVTPLTEQEKADIAKKLLEKAKASGKDYALMPVKFTDQFWLSTVYYASGNKKVSLTILNNGDHGSVTSYWDESTGMTSRKIEINGQDVLQKTWSGGNSEQLAQLDWVYEEPTTGHHYMLSLNSTTGDIAAEELIRIAKTIIPKTDSK, encoded by the coding sequence ATGAGCAAGGACAACGATCAGGACCTGAAACCACTCTTTCAAAGGGTTGAACCGCCGGGGACGGCCCTCCAGGAACACGTCATGAACCAAATTCGGGAAAAACAACTTAAAAAGGAGCGATTTTTTGTGAAATACAAAGTTAGCATTCTCTTAATGGCCGGCATGCTGCTTACCGCATCGACCGGATTTGCCGCCGTACAGTACCATTCCTTAACCAACAGCAAAGGGGAAGTTCTCTATGAGGAGAAATCGGACGCTCAGGCGCCTTCACCAAAAAACTATTCAAAAAAGGAACTGAACCGCATACATCTCATGAACACCATCTGGGACGAACAGATCAAACCGGGTGAAGCCGCCATCATTTATGTTGTACCGGATAATCCAAAGCATGTCATCGACATCAAATCCACTCCGCATGCCGTCAAGGATTTCGCCAAGCTGCAAAGCATGGTGAACGTGCCCGGTTTGCCGCTGGCCAAGGAACTGTCCGGTTCGGGCACATATACGTTCAAAAACGCCAGCGTGCACATGGAACGCGAGACTGATGTGACCCCGCTGACCGAGCAGGAAAAAGCCGACATCGCCAAAAAGCTGCTTGAAAAAGCCAAAGCCTCCGGGAAGGACTACGCCCTGATGCCGGTGAAGTTCACCGATCAATTCTGGCTTTCGACTGTATATTATGCCAGCGGCAATAAAAAAGTCTCCCTTACCATTCTGAATAACGGGGACCACGGGAGCGTGACCTCCTACTGGGACGAGAGCACGGGCATGACCAGCCGGAAAATCGAGATCAACGGGCAGGACGTGCTGCAAAAAACGTGGAGCGGCGGAAACTCGGAGCAGCTGGCGCAGCTGGACTGGGTCTATGAAGAACCAACCACCGGACATCACTACATGCTTTCGCTCAACTCTACCACGGGTGACATCGCTGCCGAAGAGCTGATCCGCATTGCCAAAACAATCATTCCGAAGACGGATTCCAAGTAA